A single window of Deltaproteobacteria bacterium DNA harbors:
- a CDS encoding MBL fold metallo-hydrolase, with translation MGGGSSVILIRGKNNLILVDTGFEFEGADSEENNRYNEKMLENALRARGVSPDDIDILFITHWHRDHFGNLALFKKAKRLASKMLVEKFDPPHFHPVENLAFIDDSVVAVYTPGHTLEHCSLLIEDTLKVAVAGDAIVTRGYFEKGKLWNYNPDFFNEEAGMLSMKLLGEASQVIIPGHGAPFMTFRPQWMDEVKVKK, from the coding sequence ATCGGTGGAGGAAGCTCGGTCATTCTCATCAGGGGAAAAAATAATCTCATACTTGTCGACACAGGATTTGAGTTTGAAGGAGCCGACTCGGAAGAAAATAATCGCTACAATGAAAAGATGCTCGAAAATGCGCTCAGGGCCAGGGGCGTCTCTCCTGACGATATCGATATCCTCTTTATTACTCACTGGCACCGTGACCACTTCGGCAATTTGGCGCTCTTCAAAAAGGCGAAACGCCTTGCTTCCAAAATGCTGGTCGAAAAATTTGACCCGCCTCATTTCCATCCCGTAGAAAACCTGGCCTTTATCGATGACTCGGTGGTAGCCGTCTATACCCCCGGGCATACGCTGGAACACTGTTCCCTTCTTATTGAAGATACCCTGAAGGTAGCTGTTGCCGGTGACGCAATTGTGACGAGAGGATATTTTGAAAAGGGGAAACTCTGGAACTATAATCCCGACTTTTTTAACGAAGAGGCAGGCATGTTGAGCATGAAGCTTCTGGGAGAGGCATCACAGGTAATCATCCCCGGCCACGGAGCGCCCTTTATGACGTTCCGGCCTCAATGGATGGATGAAGTGAAGGTAAAAAAATAG
- the accC gene encoding acetyl-CoA carboxylase biotin carboxylase subunit — MFKKVLVANRGEIATRIIRSCKEMNLKTAAIYSEADSTALHVKKADEAYLVGPGPVAGYLNIHRLVDLAKEIGADAIHPGYGFLSENPRLPELCEKSGITFVGPSSYAISSMGDKSAARKIMTEAGIPVVPGTGNIRSDDEALAFAEKAGFPIMVKATSGGGGRGLRVCRNEKELIDNLKSAKSEAESAFGNAEVFLEKYIENPHHIEFQIMADSQGNIIHLGERDCSIQRRHQKLVEIAPSLLLSEKLRKEMGDVAVRAARAVNYTNAGTIEFILDKEMNYYFIEMNTRLQVEHTVTEAITGISLVRAQLEIAAGMPLAVKQEDVNIRGYAIECRINAEDPKNNFMPYTGKVTAYYSPGGIGVRIDGCVYKDYVIPPYYDSMVAKLIVSGMTWEETVDRMRRSLDEFVVRGIKTTIPFHYNIMTDEEFRKGDFDTGFIDRRPDLLEYSEKRDRTDLVIAISAAIAAYEGF, encoded by the coding sequence GTGTTTAAAAAAGTACTCGTTGCTAACAGGGGTGAGATTGCTACCCGGATCATTCGTTCCTGCAAGGAGATGAACCTAAAAACTGCCGCTATTTATTCGGAAGCAGACAGCACGGCCCTTCATGTAAAGAAGGCCGATGAGGCCTATCTTGTCGGACCCGGTCCAGTCGCCGGTTACCTCAATATTCACAGACTCGTCGATCTTGCCAAAGAGATAGGCGCCGACGCTATTCATCCCGGTTACGGTTTTTTATCGGAAAATCCCAGGCTTCCCGAGCTTTGCGAAAAAAGTGGAATTACCTTCGTCGGTCCTTCCAGTTATGCCATCAGCTCCATGGGTGACAAGTCGGCGGCCCGAAAGATCATGACCGAAGCCGGTATTCCCGTCGTTCCCGGCACCGGTAACATAAGATCCGACGATGAGGCCCTTGCCTTTGCTGAAAAGGCCGGATTTCCCATTATGGTAAAGGCCACTTCCGGTGGCGGCGGACGAGGGCTCAGGGTATGCAGGAATGAAAAGGAACTCATCGATAATCTCAAGTCCGCCAAGAGCGAGGCTGAAAGTGCCTTTGGAAACGCCGAAGTTTTCCTCGAAAAGTATATAGAAAATCCCCATCACATCGAATTCCAGATAATGGCCGATTCTCAGGGGAATATTATTCATCTCGGTGAAAGGGACTGCTCCATTCAAAGGAGGCATCAGAAGCTCGTTGAAATTGCGCCTTCTCTCTTATTGAGTGAGAAGCTGAGAAAAGAGATGGGGGACGTTGCCGTCAGGGCGGCCCGCGCTGTTAATTATACCAATGCCGGCACTATCGAGTTCATTCTCGACAAGGAGATGAATTATTATTTTATCGAGATGAATACGCGGCTCCAGGTGGAGCATACGGTGACTGAAGCCATTACAGGTATCAGTCTCGTCAGGGCGCAGCTTGAGATTGCCGCAGGCATGCCGCTTGCCGTGAAGCAGGAAGATGTGAATATCAGAGGTTATGCTATCGAGTGCAGGATCAATGCGGAAGATCCGAAAAATAACTTCATGCCTTACACCGGTAAGGTGACGGCTTATTATTCTCCCGGGGGGATAGGCGTCAGGATCGACGGCTGTGTCTACAAAGATTATGTTATTCCGCCTTACTATGACTCTATGGTGGCCAAACTTATTGTTAGCGGTATGACCTGGGAGGAAACCGTTGACAGGATGAGGCGTTCTCTCGATGAGTTCGTTGTCCGGGGCATTAAAACAACCATACCCTTTCATTATAACATTATGACTGATGAGGAATTCAGAAAGGGAGACTTTGATACGGGATTTATAGACCGCAGGCCCGATCTCCTCGAGTATTCAGAAAAGAGGGACAGAACGGACCTGGTTATTGCAATTTCTGCGGCAATAGCCGCCTATGAGGGTTTTTAG
- a CDS encoding MFS transporter — MVYKNMTPFTPYCLSLFYFLFFAWMGIQIPYFNLYLYHLGMTSFQIGIVTALIPLVRVFSPPFWGYLTDRYDGRGRLGTALWIISTIIFSLLFFTESFFQVALVITAFTFFWSPTLPVAEASAMELARKRGIDYGRMRLWGTVGFIGLSWLTGIILDKVHISAVLWGLLLLLVANIFVSTGIPAAKNGGPHISLKNLSSQILRREALIFLFIAMLMLVSHSTYYGFFSIYLESLGYSRSMIGILWALGPLGEVLVMFFSGRIMKKFGTVRVLAFSLLMAIIRWTLYAFAWSVPFLVFGQLLHAFTFGTFHIASVRYVEKLFPDSMRNTAQALYSSAAYGMGLVLGTVACGLLYDRVGAPVLFFLSALVSMVALGALVRERRRAGEAPVGE; from the coding sequence ATGGTTTATAAAAATATGACACCTTTTACACCTTACTGCCTGAGTCTTTTCTATTTCCTCTTTTTTGCCTGGATGGGAATCCAGATTCCCTACTTTAACCTTTATCTCTACCATCTCGGCATGACCTCTTTCCAGATTGGCATTGTGACGGCATTGATCCCGCTGGTGAGGGTTTTTTCCCCTCCTTTCTGGGGATATCTTACAGACAGGTATGACGGCAGGGGCAGGTTGGGTACGGCTCTCTGGATAATCAGTACGATCATTTTTTCACTCCTTTTTTTTACTGAATCCTTTTTCCAGGTAGCGCTCGTTATCACTGCCTTTACCTTTTTCTGGTCGCCGACCCTTCCCGTTGCCGAGGCCTCGGCAATGGAGCTTGCAAGGAAGAGGGGAATCGATTACGGCCGAATGCGGCTCTGGGGGACGGTCGGTTTTATAGGGCTTTCCTGGCTGACGGGGATTATCCTCGATAAAGTCCATATCTCTGCCGTGCTGTGGGGGCTTTTGCTGCTGCTCGTTGCCAATATATTCGTATCAACGGGGATTCCGGCTGCAAAAAATGGCGGTCCCCATATTTCGCTCAAAAACCTGTCATCACAGATTTTAAGGCGGGAGGCGCTTATTTTTCTTTTTATTGCCATGCTCATGCTTGTGAGCCACAGCACCTATTACGGCTTCTTTTCAATCTATCTCGAATCGCTTGGCTATTCGAGAAGTATGATCGGTATCCTTTGGGCGCTGGGGCCGCTCGGCGAAGTGCTGGTAATGTTTTTTTCGGGCAGAATTATGAAGAAATTCGGTACGGTAAGAGTTCTTGCCTTTTCTCTCCTTATGGCAATCATCAGATGGACGCTTTATGCCTTTGCATGGAGCGTCCCTTTTCTTGTCTTCGGCCAGCTTCTTCACGCCTTTACATTCGGCACATTCCATATTGCCTCCGTCAGGTATGTAGAAAAGCTTTTTCCTGACAGCATGAGGAATACGGCACAGGCTCTCTACAGCAGCGCTGCCTATGGAATGGGGCTTGTTCTTGGGACGGTGGCCTGCGGACTTCTCTATGACAGGGTGGGGGCGCCTGTCCTGTTTTTTCTCAGCGCCCTTGTTTCCATGGTGGCCCTGGGAGCGCTTGTGAGGGAAAGAAGAAGGGCCGGGGAAGCGCCGGTAGGTGAATAG
- the lepB gene encoding signal peptidase I — MSERSGLKKFLFPRFSRYYILRVAAVAIFAWLFFSYICIPIKIRGISMEPSYKDGSFNLIWRPLYFYRLPNVGDVVGVRLAGRSVMLLKRVVAREGDTVEFRKGKLMVNGKEINEPYLTYPCTWDLAPRKVEKGKVYVVGDNRNMPVRNHVFGQTDVDRIVGVALW, encoded by the coding sequence ATGAGTGAAAGGAGCGGCCTTAAAAAATTTCTTTTTCCCCGGTTTTCCCGCTATTATATTTTAAGGGTAGCAGCGGTTGCTATCTTTGCCTGGCTCTTTTTTTCCTATATCTGCATACCCATAAAAATCCGGGGGATAAGCATGGAGCCGAGCTATAAGGATGGTTCTTTTAACCTCATATGGCGGCCCCTTTATTTTTATCGTTTGCCTAATGTTGGCGACGTGGTCGGTGTCCGCCTGGCAGGAAGAAGTGTTATGCTGCTAAAAAGGGTGGTGGCCCGCGAAGGAGATACCGTTGAATTCAGGAAGGGAAAACTGATGGTTAATGGAAAAGAGATAAATGAGCCCTATCTCACCTATCCCTGCACATGGGACCTGGCGCCGCGCAAGGTTGAGAAGGGGAAGGTCTATGTCGTGGGAGACAACAGAAACATGCCTGTCAGAAATCATGTTTTTGGTCAGACCGATGTAGACCGTATCGTGGGAGTGGCGCTATGGTAA